One genomic segment of Rivularia sp. PCC 7116 includes these proteins:
- the bchM gene encoding magnesium protoporphyrin IX methyltransferase, which produces MNVADDKSIVKDYFNSTGFDRWKRIYGNGEVNTVQLDIRKGHQKTVDTVLSWFKADENLSEISICDAGCGVGSLSIPLAQAGAKVYASDISEKMVQEGKERAEQTLGNGDNPTFAVQDLEGLSGKYHTVVCLDVLIHYPQEKAAEMISHLCSRAESRIIVSFAPKTFALVLLKKIGSFFPGPSKTTRAYQHREADIVDFLQKNGFSIERQAMTRTRFYFSRILEATRK; this is translated from the coding sequence ATGAACGTAGCAGACGATAAATCCATTGTTAAGGATTATTTCAATTCCACAGGGTTTGACCGTTGGAAAAGAATCTATGGCAATGGTGAAGTAAATACAGTGCAGCTTGATATCCGTAAAGGACATCAAAAGACAGTAGATACAGTACTTAGCTGGTTCAAAGCTGATGAAAACTTGTCAGAAATATCTATCTGCGACGCTGGATGTGGAGTAGGTAGCCTCAGCATACCTTTAGCTCAAGCAGGAGCAAAGGTTTACGCCAGCGATATTTCCGAAAAAATGGTGCAAGAAGGTAAAGAAAGAGCCGAACAAACTTTAGGAAATGGTGATAATCCAACTTTCGCAGTTCAAGACTTAGAAGGCTTGAGCGGTAAGTATCATACCGTTGTTTGCTTGGATGTGCTTATTCATTATCCCCAAGAAAAAGCCGCCGAAATGATTTCTCATTTATGCAGCAGAGCAGAATCGCGGATAATTGTCAGTTTCGCGCCCAAAACCTTTGCCCTGGTTCTATTAAAGAAAATCGGAAGTTTCTTCCCAGGACCTAGTAAAACCACTCGTGCTTATCAGCATCGTGAAGCCGATATCGTTGATTTTCTGCAAAAAAACGGCTTTAGCATCGAGCGTCAAGCAATGACGCGCACGCGCTTTTACTTTTCCCGGATACTGGAAGCTACACGTAAGTGA
- the nagA gene encoding N-acetylglucosamine-6-phosphate deacetylase, protein MTQKTLSNFATPLNIINALVPGYKDRQMLFVNREGIIEQIVPMGNIIKRVPLTDLQILDLESDRISLGGVDLQINGGLGTAFPDLNTENIDSLQKISNYLWDCGVDAFLPTVVTTSVENIHRTLSVVADFMKSQTSGAKVLGVHLEGPFLNPEKRGAHPQEYLLPLSLNEVKRVLGDFTEVVKVVTLAPELDSVGEVIPYLRQQGIIVSLGHSQATAEQAESAFNMGATMVTHAFNAMPSLHHRQPGLLAAAIINENVMCGFIADGKHISPMMIDLLLRASNYSQGLFLVSDALAPLGLPDGTYPWDSRKITVTEGTARLADGTLSGTTLPILAGVQNLFKWGICDFETAITLATTAPRTAIGLPGIEGAHASNLLRWHHDKTTKQLTPKRLLS, encoded by the coding sequence ATGACTCAAAAGACACTAAGCAATTTTGCTACGCCATTAAACATTATTAATGCTCTTGTTCCTGGTTACAAAGATAGACAAATGCTGTTTGTTAACCGCGAGGGCATTATTGAGCAAATAGTGCCAATGGGTAATATCATCAAACGAGTTCCGTTAACTGATTTACAAATATTGGATTTGGAAAGCGATCGCATTTCTTTGGGTGGTGTAGATTTACAGATAAATGGCGGGCTAGGAACTGCTTTTCCAGATTTAAATACAGAAAATATTGATAGCTTGCAAAAAATTTCTAATTATCTTTGGGATTGCGGAGTAGATGCCTTTTTACCAACTGTAGTAACAACTTCTGTAGAAAATATCCACAGAACACTATCAGTAGTTGCCGATTTTATGAAAAGCCAAACTTCGGGAGCGAAAGTATTAGGAGTGCATTTAGAAGGGCCATTTTTGAATCCTGAAAAACGTGGGGCACACCCACAAGAATATCTTTTACCTTTATCACTCAATGAAGTGAAGCGAGTATTGGGGGATTTCACAGAAGTTGTTAAGGTTGTTACTTTAGCGCCAGAATTGGACTCCGTTGGGGAAGTTATTCCTTACCTGCGCCAGCAAGGAATTATCGTTAGCTTAGGACATTCTCAAGCAACAGCAGAGCAAGCAGAAAGTGCCTTTAATATGGGTGCGACTATGGTGACTCATGCTTTTAATGCCATGCCATCTTTACATCACCGCCAACCTGGTTTGTTGGCTGCGGCTATTATCAATGAAAATGTCATGTGCGGCTTTATTGCTGACGGCAAACACATCTCGCCGATGATGATTGATTTACTGCTGCGTGCTAGCAATTATAGTCAAGGACTTTTCTTAGTCAGCGATGCTTTAGCTCCTTTAGGATTACCAGATGGTACCTATCCTTGGGATAGTCGAAAAATTACAGTTACTGAAGGTACCGCAAGATTAGCCGATGGAACTTTGTCGGGAACCACTTTGCCAATACTAGCAGGAGTACAGAATTTATTTAAATGGGGAATATGCGACTTTGAAACGGCAATTACCCTCGCAACCACCGCACCACGAACAGCAATTGGTTTGCCAGGAATAGAAGGCGCTCATGCTAGCAATTTACTGCGTTGGCATCACGACAAAACAACCAAGCAGTTAACCCCAAAGCGCTTGCTATCTTAA
- the purE gene encoding 5-(carboxyamino)imidazole ribonucleotide mutase, with product MTVGIIMGSDSDLPTMQDAIKVCEEFGVACEVAIVSAHRTPQRMVEYATKASDRGIKVIIAGAGGAAHLPGMVASLTPLPVIGVPVASRHLKGVDSLHSIVQMPAGIPVATVAIGNAKNAGLLAVQILATHQPDLLEKVVIYRQNLRDSVISKQEKLEKLGYQDYLNNM from the coding sequence ATGACTGTTGGAATTATTATGGGTAGCGACTCCGATTTACCCACTATGCAAGATGCGATTAAAGTTTGTGAAGAATTCGGTGTTGCTTGCGAAGTTGCAATTGTTAGTGCCCATCGTACCCCGCAGCGGATGGTGGAATACGCGACTAAGGCATCCGATCGCGGTATTAAAGTTATTATTGCTGGTGCTGGTGGTGCGGCTCACCTTCCTGGAATGGTTGCTTCTTTAACTCCGTTGCCGGTAATTGGCGTTCCCGTTGCCAGTCGTCATTTAAAGGGTGTGGATTCTTTACATTCAATCGTACAAATGCCAGCCGGTATACCTGTAGCAACTGTAGCTATTGGCAATGCGAAAAATGCCGGACTTCTGGCAGTACAAATACTCGCTACCCATCAACCAGATTTATTAGAAAAAGTTGTTATATATCGTCAAAATCTTCGCGATTCTGTGATATCTAAGCAAGAAAAATTAGAAAAATTAGGCTATCAAGATTATTTAAATAACATGTAA
- a CDS encoding ammonium transporter, translating to MRKRNNRNGRRNNSERSTSATRNSSFIKQVGQGIKGLNPSLRACLPIAGFIVLASGYAAVAQTPAGEGPTTAELKVALDTLWVAIAAFLVIFMNAGFGMLETGMCRQKNAVNILSKNLIVFALATLAFWVIGFGIMFGDGTPFFGVNGFFLTGADNSPATGDAYQGVFSSLNWAGVPLSAKFLFQLAFAGTAATIVSGAVAERIKFVDFLIFSLLLVGVAYPITGHWIWGGGWLAGAGFWDFAGSTVVHSVGGWAALMGAAILGPRIGKYSEGRTNAIPPHNLSIATLGCLILWLGWFGFNPGSTMAADATAIGHIALTTNLAAAAGGVTACFVAWGYLGKPDLSMIINGILAGLVGITAPCAWVNLPSAVIIGAIAGALVVFSVTLFDKIRIDDPVGAISVHLVCGFWGTLAVGLFAAGPNPDGIYADGAPAGLLFGGGIAPLFTQLMGALAVGGMTVLLSTVFWVALKATLGIRVTKEEELEGLDIGEHGMEAYSGFAKEADTIGYGELERPGISTQGDMPTSL from the coding sequence ATGCGAAAAAGAAATAATAGAAACGGTAGGCGGAATAATTCAGAACGCTCTACTAGCGCTACACGTAATAGCTCATTTATCAAACAAGTAGGGCAAGGGATAAAAGGTTTAAATCCTAGCTTGCGTGCTTGTCTGCCAATTGCGGGTTTTATCGTATTGGCTTCGGGTTATGCAGCAGTTGCTCAAACTCCTGCTGGGGAAGGACCAACTACAGCGGAACTTAAAGTTGCATTAGACACTCTTTGGGTTGCAATTGCAGCGTTTTTGGTAATTTTCATGAACGCTGGTTTCGGGATGTTGGAAACCGGAATGTGTCGTCAAAAGAATGCTGTCAATATTCTTTCTAAGAACTTGATTGTGTTTGCTTTGGCTACCCTGGCTTTTTGGGTAATCGGTTTTGGTATCATGTTCGGCGATGGAACTCCGTTCTTTGGTGTAAATGGTTTCTTCCTTACAGGTGCTGATAACAGCCCTGCGACAGGAGATGCTTATCAAGGCGTATTCAGTTCTTTGAATTGGGCTGGCGTTCCTCTATCTGCTAAATTCTTGTTCCAATTAGCATTTGCTGGAACCGCTGCAACAATCGTATCTGGAGCAGTTGCAGAAAGAATTAAGTTTGTTGACTTCTTGATTTTCAGCCTTTTACTTGTAGGTGTTGCTTACCCAATTACCGGACACTGGATTTGGGGTGGTGGCTGGTTAGCGGGTGCTGGTTTCTGGGATTTCGCTGGTTCAACAGTTGTACACTCCGTTGGTGGTTGGGCAGCTTTGATGGGTGCAGCAATTCTGGGGCCACGTATTGGTAAATATAGTGAGGGTAGAACAAATGCGATTCCTCCCCACAACTTGAGCATTGCTACCTTGGGCTGTTTGATTTTATGGTTGGGTTGGTTTGGTTTCAACCCCGGTTCTACAATGGCTGCTGATGCAACCGCAATTGGTCACATTGCTTTGACTACTAACTTAGCTGCTGCTGCTGGTGGTGTTACTGCTTGTTTCGTAGCTTGGGGTTACTTGGGTAAGCCAGATTTATCGATGATTATCAACGGTATCTTGGCTGGTTTAGTAGGTATCACAGCGCCTTGTGCTTGGGTAAACTTGCCCAGCGCGGTAATTATCGGTGCGATCGCTGGAGCTTTGGTAGTATTCTCCGTTACCTTATTCGATAAAATCAGAATCGATGACCCAGTAGGAGCGATTTCTGTTCACTTGGTTTGTGGTTTCTGGGGTACTTTAGCAGTCGGTTTGTTTGCTGCTGGACCAAACCCTGACGGTATCTATGCTGACGGTGCGCCAGCTGGTTTATTGTTCGGTGGTGGAATTGCTCCCCTATTCACTCAATTAATGGGTGCTTTGGCTGTTGGCGGTATGACTGTGCTACTCAGCACCGTATTCTGGGTAGCATTAAAAGCTACTTTGGGTATCCGCGTGACCAAGGAAGAAGAATTGGAAGGTTTGGATATTGGCGAACACGGAATGGAAGCTTACAGTGGTTTCGCTAAAGAAGCTGACACCATCGGATATGGTGAATTAGAAAGACCTGGAATCTCAACTCAAGGAGATATGCCTACAAGTTTGTAA
- a CDS encoding nuclear transport factor 2 family protein, with product MGRFRGFKILIAVIATLLVLVGGSFEFASASQPNAKLNIEQLTVCYALGTDAIGRGDIQAGKNIYQDCFTENAEITAIFPDGASASRTGTDEWADFVASVFQGNGYVATQHLIGTVNIDVNRNTATMTSYLQATHKISDTSIDVANGTYEDELVRQNGRWKISRRTLKLITFLNLSSPPSASSVNMPNP from the coding sequence ATGGGGCGTTTTAGAGGTTTCAAAATTCTGATTGCTGTTATTGCTACCTTGCTAGTGCTTGTTGGGGGTAGCTTTGAATTTGCTTCTGCATCGCAACCCAACGCCAAATTAAATATTGAACAATTAACTGTTTGTTATGCCTTGGGAACTGATGCCATTGGAAGAGGAGATATTCAAGCAGGAAAGAATATTTATCAAGATTGTTTTACAGAAAATGCAGAGATTACTGCAATTTTCCCCGATGGAGCTAGCGCTAGCCGTACAGGTACAGACGAATGGGCAGATTTTGTTGCTTCAGTGTTTCAAGGAAATGGTTATGTCGCTACACAGCACCTGATTGGCACAGTCAATATTGACGTTAACCGTAATACTGCGACGATGACTTCTTACCTACAGGCAACCCACAAAATTTCTGATACTAGTATTGATGTAGCCAATGGTACTTATGAAGATGAATTAGTTAGACAAAATGGGCGTTGGAAAATTAGCCGTCGCACGCTCAAACTGATTACATTTTTAAATCTTTCCTCTCCCCCTAGTGCTTCTAGTGTTAATATGCCTAACCCCTAA
- a CDS encoding AAA family ATPase has product MKTNIPIPAISGYKLLEKIYCGSRTLVYRGIRKKDSIPVIIKILASEYPSFNELLQFRNQYTIIKNLNIPGIVYPISLESCGNSYILVMKDFGGVSLSEYISACFQDFFSISLQLVEILHHLHQNRVIHKDIKPANILINPETKQVKLIDFSIASLLPKETQEIINPNVLEGTLAYISPEQTGRMNRGIDYRSDFYALGVTLFELLTGELPFKSDDAMELVHCHIAQQPPAIKKIHLGKERQLEEVPQVLSDIVMKLMAKNAEDRYQSSLGLKHDLEVCFTQLQETGKIASFQIAQRDICDKFIIPEKLYGRENEVEQLLAAFNRVAGISHHSEQPDLKSNNELILVAGFSGIGKTAVVKEVYKPILKQRGYFVKGKFDQFNRNIPLDAFVQAFRHLMAQLLTESEAEIQQWQDKLLQALGDNAQVIVEVIPELEIIIGKQLSVPELSGAAAQNRFNLLFQKFIQVFTTKEHPLVIFLDDLQWADSASLKLMQLLMSESDSGYLLLIGAYRDNEVFPAHPLMLTLDEVNKTGAIVNTITLQPLSQNSLNQLVADTLSCPQELAQPLTKLIFQKTKGNPFFSSQFLKNLHEEELITFDLNAGYWQCYLGKVREAALTDDVVIFMALRLQKLPEKTLDILKLAACIGNQFDLSTLAIISQQSEVETATVLWKALQETFILPQSEVYKFYIQQEQQVNPGKVSQVVNFKFFHDRVQQAAYSLIPEQQKQKTHLQIGRSLLNSIPINEQAEHIFDIINQLNIGRGLIDNIGERTKLAQLNLIAGKKAKISTAYSAAVEYALIGLELLNKDSWKNQYQLTLELHELVAEAAYLSGNFEQMQQFSEIILQYAQILLDKVRVYEIRITAGIVQGKQLEAIKIARSILQQLNINFPEQPTPDDVRQGFEQVLDSLQGKSIADLIHLPIMNNRKNIAAMKILMRVIPAAFQSDPVMVPLITFEMVKLSIKHGNTDVSAYGYSLYGLLLCGAFGDIQAGCEFGKLALGISSQFNTSELKAKILTVVNAHVVHWQQHIRETLSPVIEGYTAGLETGDLEYAGYCAYIYPVHSFWLGKELQTLETDFTVYIDSLRQIKQQVALNWNCIYQQTVLNLQCKSEYICSLIGTAYDEQIMLPLHQQANDLYTINHLFINKLLLCYLFERYDMALNHAEIVENSQGGVTGLIVVPLFYFYDSLLRLALYPKTTVSEQQAILERIQAHQQKLQVWANHAPMNHQHKYDLVSAEKSRILGQKIQAIELYDKAIAGAKTNEYIQEEGLANELAAKFYIDWGREKVAAGYMQAAYYCYARWGAKAKTDDLEQRYPDLLHPILHVAVQTLNPIETLSAVSVPSISNHSSTITNQSSSTSINTALDLTAVLKASQALSGTIQINELLCQLTQIALQNSGGDGCVLLLPNSDGELYIEAIATPSKTELYSQPLQNNPNVPTTLIHYVKNTKEVVVIDNLNTDLPVIGECLLTEQPKSVLCLPILNQGHLIGILYLKNKLTSGVFSRDRIIVLNFLCTQAAISLENARLYSQEQQKNREITLKEAEYRSIFENVNDGLSICDLETGQIIASNPTYCQMYGYTQEEFLSLIPSDFIHSDYVYLFGSYLLTLNAGQEFYTQCIGKRKDCSYFDIEVKAVPFIYKGKPHGLTVVRDISKQKAALRQREQAEASVIQKSQELENTLQELKQAQLQMVQNEKLATLGNLVAGVAHEVNNPIGFLKGSVSNAEEYMKDLFAHIKCYEESYPIPEENVNEHAEEVDLEFIREDLPKLLDSMKLATARIQDISTSLRTFSRADTSEKLACNIHEGIDSTILILKYRLKADEKRPAIEVIKKYGQLPPIKCFLGQLNQVFMNIIANAIDALDSASQGKIFTDIQTNLLQIIINTELCQDGDAILITIKDNALGMPESIRERIFDNLFTTKGVGKGTGLGLAIAKQIVEEIHNGKLSCKSTLGKGTEFIIELPI; this is encoded by the coding sequence GTGAAAACCAACATTCCTATTCCTGCGATATCAGGATATAAATTGTTAGAAAAAATTTATTGCGGTTCTAGGACATTAGTATACAGAGGAATTAGAAAAAAAGATTCTATACCGGTTATTATCAAAATTCTTGCTTCAGAATATCCTAGTTTTAACGAACTACTGCAATTTCGCAACCAGTACACTATTATAAAAAATCTAAATATACCGGGTATTGTTTATCCCATTTCATTAGAATCCTGTGGCAACAGTTACATTTTGGTAATGAAGGATTTTGGTGGGGTATCTTTAAGTGAATATATTTCTGCCTGCTTTCAGGATTTTTTTTCGATCTCGCTACAGCTAGTTGAAATTCTCCACCATTTGCATCAAAACCGCGTTATTCATAAAGATATTAAACCAGCTAATATTCTGATTAATCCCGAAACAAAACAAGTTAAACTGATTGATTTTAGTATCGCTTCACTACTACCTAAAGAAACTCAAGAAATTATAAATCCTAATGTCTTAGAAGGGACTTTGGCTTATATTTCTCCGGAACAAACCGGAAGGATGAATCGTGGAATTGACTACCGCAGCGACTTTTATGCCCTAGGTGTAACTTTATTTGAATTACTAACTGGGGAATTGCCTTTTAAATCTGATGATGCGATGGAGTTAGTGCATTGTCATATTGCACAACAACCTCCAGCGATAAAAAAAATTCACCTTGGTAAAGAGAGGCAGTTGGAGGAGGTTCCACAAGTTTTATCAGATATTGTGATGAAATTAATGGCAAAAAATGCCGAAGATAGATATCAAAGTTCATTGGGTTTAAAGCATGATTTAGAAGTTTGTTTCACACAACTTCAAGAAACAGGAAAAATTGCAAGTTTTCAAATAGCGCAACGGGATATCTGTGATAAATTTATTATTCCTGAAAAGTTATATGGGAGAGAAAATGAAGTCGAGCAATTATTAGCTGCATTTAACCGAGTTGCCGGTATTTCTCATCACAGCGAGCAGCCAGATTTAAAGTCTAATAATGAATTAATCCTCGTTGCTGGTTTTTCTGGCATTGGTAAAACTGCCGTAGTTAAAGAAGTTTACAAACCGATACTCAAACAGCGCGGCTATTTTGTGAAGGGGAAGTTTGACCAATTTAATCGTAATATTCCCCTGGACGCATTTGTGCAAGCGTTTCGTCATTTGATGGCACAATTATTAACAGAAAGCGAAGCAGAAATACAACAATGGCAAGATAAATTACTTCAAGCATTAGGTGATAATGCTCAGGTAATTGTTGAAGTAATTCCGGAATTAGAAATCATTATCGGAAAACAACTTAGTGTACCGGAATTATCCGGAGCGGCAGCTCAAAATCGATTTAATTTATTATTTCAAAAATTTATTCAAGTATTTACAACTAAAGAACATCCATTAGTCATATTTTTAGACGATTTACAATGGGCTGATTCGGCTTCATTAAAGCTGATGCAATTACTCATGAGCGAGTCAGATAGTGGATATCTGCTGTTAATTGGTGCTTATAGAGATAATGAGGTTTTTCCGGCTCATCCTTTGATGTTGACTTTAGATGAAGTAAACAAAACTGGTGCAATCGTTAATACGATTACTTTGCAACCGTTAAGTCAAAATAGCTTGAATCAGTTAGTTGCAGATACTCTCAGTTGTCCTCAAGAATTAGCGCAGCCATTAACAAAATTAATTTTTCAAAAAACTAAAGGAAATCCATTTTTTAGCAGCCAATTTTTGAAAAATTTGCATGAAGAAGAGTTAATTACTTTTGATTTGAATGCGGGATATTGGCAGTGTTATCTCGGTAAAGTCAGAGAAGCAGCTTTAACAGATGATGTTGTTATATTTATGGCATTACGATTGCAGAAATTGCCAGAAAAAACTCTGGATATTTTAAAATTAGCGGCTTGTATTGGGAATCAATTTGATTTAAGTACATTGGCAATAATCTCTCAACAATCGGAGGTTGAGACTGCTACTGTTTTGTGGAAAGCTTTGCAGGAGACTTTTATATTACCTCAAAGTGAGGTTTATAAATTTTATATTCAACAGGAGCAACAAGTTAATCCAGGAAAGGTTTCCCAAGTTGTTAATTTTAAATTTTTCCATGATAGAGTGCAACAAGCCGCTTACTCGTTGATTCCGGAGCAACAGAAGCAAAAGACACATTTGCAAATAGGGCGATCGCTGTTAAATAGCATCCCTATAAACGAGCAAGCAGAGCATATTTTTGATATTATCAACCAGTTAAATATTGGCAGAGGATTAATTGATAATATTGGAGAAAGAACTAAATTAGCTCAATTAAATCTCATTGCTGGCAAAAAAGCAAAAATATCAACTGCTTATAGTGCTGCTGTTGAATATGCTCTAATTGGATTAGAATTACTAAACAAAGATAGCTGGAAAAATCAATATCAATTAACTTTAGAATTGCATGAATTAGTTGCTGAAGCTGCTTATTTGAGTGGAAATTTTGAGCAGATGCAACAGTTTTCAGAAATTATTTTGCAATATGCCCAAATATTATTAGATAAAGTACGCGTTTACGAAATTAGGATAACTGCTGGCATTGTCCAAGGTAAACAGCTAGAAGCAATTAAAATTGCCCGCTCAATTTTACAACAATTAAATATTAACTTTCCAGAGCAGCCAACCCCCGATGATGTTCGGCAAGGTTTTGAGCAGGTACTTGATAGTTTGCAAGGGAAATCAATTGCGGATTTAATTCATTTACCGATAATGAACAATCGCAAAAACATTGCAGCAATGAAAATTTTAATGCGAGTTATTCCTGCTGCTTTTCAAAGCGATCCAGTGATGGTTCCTCTAATCACCTTTGAAATGGTCAAATTATCGATTAAGCATGGTAACACAGACGTTTCAGCCTACGGTTATAGTTTATATGGATTACTTCTGTGTGGAGCCTTTGGCGATATTCAGGCTGGCTGTGAGTTTGGAAAATTGGCTTTAGGTATATCGTCACAATTTAATACCTCAGAATTAAAAGCAAAGATATTAACTGTTGTTAATGCTCATGTAGTCCATTGGCAACAGCATATTAGGGAAACTTTATCACCTGTGATTGAAGGTTATACCGCAGGATTAGAAACAGGTGACTTGGAATATGCTGGTTATTGTGCTTACATTTATCCAGTTCATTCATTTTGGCTAGGAAAAGAACTACAAACACTGGAAACAGATTTCACAGTTTATATTGATTCTTTGAGGCAAATTAAGCAGCAAGTCGCTTTAAATTGGAATTGTATCTATCAACAAACTGTTTTAAACTTACAGTGCAAATCCGAGTATATATGTAGTTTAATAGGCACAGCATATGATGAACAAATAATGCTGCCGCTACATCAACAAGCTAACGATTTATATACAATTAATCATCTATTTATTAATAAACTGTTACTTTGTTATTTATTTGAGCGCTATGACATGGCATTGAATCATGCCGAAATAGTAGAAAATTCTCAAGGAGGAGTAACGGGGCTGATTGTAGTTCCTTTGTTTTATTTTTATGATTCTTTATTACGATTAGCACTCTATCCTAAAACTACAGTATCCGAACAACAAGCAATTTTAGAAAGAATCCAGGCTCATCAGCAAAAACTGCAAGTTTGGGCAAATCATGCTCCGATGAATCACCAACATAAGTATGATTTGGTATCAGCAGAAAAATCCCGAATTTTAGGACAAAAAATACAAGCAATAGAACTGTATGATAAAGCGATCGCTGGTGCTAAAACCAATGAATACATTCAAGAAGAAGGATTAGCTAACGAACTTGCAGCTAAATTTTATATTGATTGGGGCAGAGAAAAAGTTGCTGCTGGTTATATGCAAGCAGCTTACTACTGCTACGCTCGTTGGGGAGCTAAAGCCAAAACTGACGACTTAGAGCAACGCTATCCCGATTTACTGCATCCAATCCTTCATGTTGCCGTACAAACCTTAAATCCCATCGAAACCTTAAGTGCAGTTTCTGTACCGAGTATCTCAAATCATAGTTCTACAATTACCAATCAATCTTCAAGTACAAGTATTAACACTGCTTTAGACTTGACAGCGGTGCTCAAAGCTTCTCAAGCATTATCGGGTACCATTCAAATCAATGAATTGCTGTGCCAACTAACGCAAATTGCTCTGCAAAACTCTGGCGGCGATGGCTGTGTTTTACTTCTCCCTAATAGCGATGGAGAATTGTATATCGAAGCTATTGCCACACCTTCAAAAACAGAACTTTATTCCCAACCATTGCAAAATAATCCCAATGTACCCACTACGCTAATACACTATGTCAAAAATACCAAAGAAGTTGTGGTAATTGACAATTTGAATACCGATTTACCCGTAATTGGTGAATGTTTACTCACAGAGCAACCGAAGAGCGTATTGTGTTTACCAATCCTCAACCAAGGACATTTGATTGGTATTTTGTATCTGAAAAATAAATTAACTAGTGGTGTATTTTCCAGGGATCGCATTATCGTTCTCAATTTTCTTTGTACTCAAGCTGCTATTTCTTTAGAAAATGCCCGTTTATACAGTCAAGAACAACAAAAAAATCGGGAAATTACTCTTAAAGAAGCAGAATATCGCAGCATTTTTGAAAACGTCAATGATGGATTATCAATTTGTGATTTAGAAACCGGACAAATAATTGCATCTAATCCAACTTATTGCCAGATGTATGGTTATACTCAGGAAGAATTTCTATCTCTGATACCATCAGATTTTATTCACTCAGATTATGTTTATTTATTTGGTAGTTATTTATTAACTCTGAATGCAGGGCAGGAATTTTACACCCAATGTATTGGAAAACGGAAGGATTGTAGTTATTTTGATATTGAAGTAAAAGCAGTACCTTTTATATATAAAGGTAAACCTCATGGATTAACTGTTGTTCGAGATATCAGCAAACAAAAGGCTGCACTGCGTCAACGCGAACAAGCTGAAGCATCTGTAATTCAAAAATCACAGGAATTAGAAAATACCTTGCAAGAATTAAAGCAAGCCCAATTGCAAATGGTGCAAAATGAAAAATTAGCAACTTTGGGTAATTTAGTTGCTGGGGTAGCACATGAGGTTAATAATCCTATCGGTTTTCTCAAAGGTAGTGTTAGTAATGCCGAAGAATATATGAAAGATTTATTTGCTCACATCAAATGCTATGAAGAAAGTTATCCTATCCCTGAAGAAAATGTGAACGAACATGCCGAAGAGGTAGATTTAGAATTTATCAGGGAGGATTTACCAAAGTTGCTAGATTCGATGAAGTTAGCAACAGCGCGCATTCAAGATATTAGTACAAGTTTGCGTACTTTTTCCAGAGCCGATACTTCTGAAAAACTTGCTTGCAATATTCATGAAGGTATTGATAGCACAATATTAATCTTAAAATATCGTCTCAAAGCGGACGAAAAACGTCCGGCGATTGAAGTCATTAAAAAATACGGACAACTTCCCCCAATCAAGTGTTTTCTGGGACAGCTAAATCAAGTATTTATGAATATTATTGCTAATGCGATTGATGCTTTAGATTCAGCAAGTCAAGGAAAAATATTTACCGATATACAAACTAATCTCCTGCAAATAATTATTAATACAGAACTTTGTCAAGACGGTGATGCAATATTAATTACTATTAAAGATAATGCTTTGGGGATGCCAGAATCAATTAGAGAACGTATATTTGATAATCTTTTTACAACAAAAGGAGTTGGGAAAGGTACTGGGTTAGGGCTTGCTATTGCTAAACAAATTGTCGAAGAAATCCATAATGGAAAATTAAGTTGTAAGTCAACTTTAGGTAAAGGAACTGAATTTATCATTGAGTTACCTATTTAG